One Nymphaea colorata isolate Beijing-Zhang1983 chromosome 12, ASM883128v2, whole genome shotgun sequence genomic window, AATGTGCAAGTTATGTAACTCATCCAAGTTCAATCGATGACTTAAAAATTGTTTTCGTAACCAAGCCATCAATTGATGTTTGATTGCACAGATAAGTGGATTTTTCCAGAGGAAGGTTTTCAATCGCCGAGAAGTAATCAAACAAGGTGAGCAAATTGTCAACGTGAATCACTACATCTCCAAAACggtgaaaatttttcttctcGTCAGAGTTGCACTTCTTCGCCCAGCTTCTCAAATTAAAATCAAGTTGGTCAAATGTTTTTAGTATGAAGAGTTGCTCCTCTCTAAtgtactgaaaaaaaaaaattctccgCTTGGCTTCTGTGCAGCTTCTGAAATCATTTGTTCCAAATGATCCAGATGTACTCAAATCCAAAGCACGTTGGTTCCAATTTGAACTTGGTCTCACTAATTAACAATCGGTAACTCCAAAAACGCATTTCCATTCCTTGGTAGTGGTTGTGAGCTGGAGAAAATGGGTAGGAATGGATGCATTAATATCCTATCCACGATTTGCCACAGAAATAGTTTGTTCCAACCTCCAAAATAGACAGGGATGGTGCTCGAGCCAGACAGCTTGTGTCTCGGCTCACTTGAAGGGCATAGCGTAGCATAGTTGATCCAATTGATGGCAAATAAAAGTTTAACcgtcagtttgattttcataagcTATTTATGTAAACGGCAAATGATGAACACGGCTCTCCAGTCTCCACTTGAGTTTCAGAGCAAAGGcatagggaagggaagggagctGTGGCTCTTTTCCCACTCGAATTGAACAATATAACGTAACTAATCCTTGGATATCCACCCAAACTCCAGTGGATCCTGTTGTCTGGGGCGGCTTACGATTTCCTGCAGATGtaagaaaaccagaaaaaggaaacgaaAAGGAGCGAGAAAATTGAGGAAATACCGGTGCTTTGTGCACTCCTCTGTGCCCGTACAGAAGAGAAGGGGACGAGCCGATGAAGGGCAGACCCGGCCCCCTATCAGCgtagcatagagagagagagagagagagagagagaagggcgaTGGCGGTGGATCTGGCGCCGGGATTGTCCCGGAAGCTGAAGAAGGTGCTGGAATGCCGGACTGACTCGCCGGAGGTGGCAGCGTCGCTCGCCACCCTCGACACCTTCTATACCACCAACACCCCGCACGACCGCAGGCACCTCAGATCCACCATCGAGAAGCGCTCCCTTTCCATCAACCAGGAGTTTCTTCTCGCTGCGTCCCCCGCATTAGAGGCATGGAAATAAATCATCCCGTGAAAATCGTTGCCAATGTCGTAATTCGATCTTCTTGGGGCCGTCATTTTTGGCGTTGAGAAGGATATAGAAGTCGAATTCGTGGGCTGTGCTTGAAATTCTTTTCTGATCTCGATGTCGTTGGTGCAGGCACTGGATCGTGTGGAGGAAGACGTTAACGGATTGGCCGAATGTTGCGATAAGTATGTCTTCTTTTCCGTGCTCTTTCCGTTCCCAGTTCTTTTTGTAGTTTTGGTTGTTGTGATTCTGAATTGTTGGTGATAACGCTTGGATTTTGTTGTATTTAAGTGTCCATGGTGATtgaataattaagaaaaatcgCCTACATCAGTGCAAAGGTTTCCCACATGTGATTTTTATTGTTCTAACTAATGCTTCTGGTGCTTGATTGCGGTGCATTTGATTTCTATCTCTCATTTGGATCCTTATTGTTGTAACTGATGGTTCTGGCTCCTGATTGAGGTGCCCTTGATCTCTGTTTCTCATTTCTGAGACATATGGTTGCTTTAGATGGCTGATGCAGCCTTAGTGATCATTTTGAGGCTGTGTCTGTTTGAGATTCATTTTGAGAACAGTTCATTTTTGCAGAGCTAAGCAAGGATTGTTTTGGATATCTCTGGAAGTCACATATCAGCACCTCTGATAATGACATCCAGGCAATGATATTTTGGACCCTTAAGAAAAGATCATCCAAAGGATACCTTGAGTTCTCACCCACCAGGGTTGGAACTTGAAATATATGATCGTTAAACTGCCTTGCAATTGTAATTGTACTGTTATTattcaagtttttgaaatttaaaacagTAAAATGACTTTTTGTGTCTGATCATATATATTGCAAATTTTACAGGATCGCAAAGGCGTTGAGCAACTGTAACATAATAACCGGAGATATTATTAGTACCACTGAGAGACTTGAGCAGGAGCTTGAGAGTACCACTCAAAGGCAGGAGAtagtttcttgttttcttcgTGATTATCAGCTTTCCAATGAGGAGGTTTGAGATTTATTCAGCTGTAAAATTTTCAGAGTCTTTAGCATAATTTGACTAAGATCTGGTTCTTACCTAAGGCCATCAATTCAACTACAGATAATTGCATTAAGGGAGGAAAATTTGAATGAGAATTTCTTCAAAGCACTTTCTCGTGTTCAGGAGATCCATACCAACTGCAAGATACTGCTTAGAACACATCATCAGGTATTTATCTTCCTTTCTTTATTGTTAATGCATATTAGTAATGTGCCTATATATGCATGGATCGTCATACATTCAATAATCTGATGATCATCTACAAAGACGTGGGCACTTTCTATCTCACAGATCTGTCTCtggtgtttttttctttcatgggtTAATTTCGGTGTTTATCAAGGTCTTGGTGCTCTTTTAATGTTGGTATGGTTTCACAATGCAAAACACTATTCAACTATCAGCATCATGAAAGAACTCCTGTGATGGGAATGTTCTGATCATggtttaattttcaaaatttgatattgGGATGGAAATCTCTGGGTTGTGAAGATGCAGCCTATGTAGCTTATATAGAGTTATCATAATTCCTAGATCTTTGAGGTTTGTTTATCTTTATATGAGGCAGTTTTTGTTTGGTTAGGCTCATAACACATTTGTGTGTCCCTGTAATCAGGggcggaaccagaaatttttcattaggcgggccgaattaaagtttctaaattttgactagggccgaaatatcatttttcaaaatttttatatagaacaagtgaaattttttaaaatttacatgtaaatttaaaagaaaaaagtttttgaggtggggccaaggcccaagcgggccctaccttggctaCGCCCCTGCATATAATGTAAGTTGGACTAATCGGAAAAGTTCATGCACCAGTGCTTCCCTTCTCAGACAATTGGCATTAGGGCTAGAATCCATGATAAATATGAAAAGATTTGTGGATGCTATGTTAGTGAGAAcatgttgcttttatttttttcccttttcttatcTTTGAAATTCCATACTGGTTTTATTGGTATTTACTTGATATGGTCCTAAATATGTGGTTTTACATGTTTAACTTGGTTAATGAGGATTAAAGTTTCTGCTAATATGAGCTTTAAATATGAGGCTAATTCTATTTAGTTTCTTGTAAGAAGGTCCTCAATTCTCTCCTTTCATTTAGTTCTTTTATCTCCTTGAGATGTTATTCTTTTACTCTGAAGAATATTAATCCTTTCTTTTTAAGCATTTGTTGATTTTGTGGTCGGTACATTGTATAGATCATTTAGTTCTgagaaaaacttttctttctctggGTAGCTCAGTAATCATTTCAGTTGTTTTAATGGCTTGAGCGCCTATACCTGGGgaatgtatattttttctttttaaatcaaTCAAGTAGAGATGAATACTATATGGTGGTGGTGTAATGTCAACACTCTCTTTGTTACAGCGTGCAGGTTTGGAGTTGATGGATATGATGGCTGTTTACCAGGAAGGTGCTTATGAGCGTTTGTGCAGGTAAAGCTTTCTCCATATTAGAAAATGTGCTTCTTAATTGCAGCTTTGCTGCCTTTTGAGGTATATGTAAGAAGGAATACGGCCATTTTCTAGACTAAGATGGTCTTGTTAAATGATTTGATCAGACTTTAAACCATGAATTCTGTTTGTGGATGGACTGCAGCAACTTATCACTTTTACACAGCAGCAATTGGCAACATGCATGGGGAATGGCAAGGCAGTTCTTCAAATTAGTTGACCTTTCACTGTAAAACATGAGATAAAGCATGATCAGCATGGCAATGACCAATAATAACTGTTTcgttttctattaattttttttggatccTTTTTGTGGTCAATTGGTATGCTATGTCAACAAGACAGATGCACACCTCTAGATGTCAACTCATCTATTTCTAAGAAGAACCTATGCCAGACAGGCCTCGCATCATCTTATAATTGTGTACTATTAAGAATTATTAATATTGGATGCACCTATATTcagaaaaatgatgttttatcatgacatatattatatttgattattttagaAAACTATACATTTGCCACCAAATGCAATTAATTTTGGAATGAAATGTTACTAAAGTAAGCCTTCTATCATCAATTTTCTGGTAGGAACCAGACATAAATTTACTACTGTCAATGGGAAGGTATAAAGCagactaaagcaagaaaaaagtgAAGCCATGCAAAGAAACTTTAATAGGAATTTTGTTTGTGGAGCACTTAACTGTTTGCTTTGTTTTACATAAATTCATGATCATGCAgtttgacttatatatatatatatatatatttatttatttgttgatgTAATGTTTAAGAATACAGGGTCACACTGTTAAATTGttatcttttcttctctttcatgcATAAGGTATTGATATGCAAAAATGTGGACCAGTTATACATTACCCAGAACGTAAATCGTAGTACGTTAGAGCAATGCTCTTTACTGGCTCGTCTGGTTTCCCAGTGTCCATTTAAATACATAGCCTTCCTAGAAAAGGCTACTTGGCTGGCTCAAAACTGTTCCACATTTATTGATTCTCTTCTTACTTGGAATTCATGGTCAATGTCGGATTTGTGGATGTCTTGCCTCTACTCAACACAGAATTTATGGTTTGCCTATAGAGTTCATGGTCAATATCTGATTTATTAAAGTCTTGCTATTTTTGTAAACACAAATTATGTTCTGCCTTACCAAAACAAAATCCACTGGTGGTAGGTGGGTGCAAGCCGAATGCAGGAAATTGGGTGACAGTGACAACACTGAAGTTAGCGATCTTTTAAAGAAAGCTGTTCGTTGTTTGAAGGAGAGACCTGTTCTTTTCAAATACTGTGCTGAAGAGGTAACGTTTTCTAATAGTCCAACAATTACTTAAGGTAATAAAATAGTGCCCTTACCAAGCTTTGACAAAGCCTCATCCAGTTTCTCTCATGATATGTTATCCATTTAGGTGGCAAATATGAGGCATAATGCACTATTTAGACGGTTCATAAGTGCTTTGACTCGGGGTGGACCTGGTGGACTGCCTAGGCCTATTGAAGTGCATGCTCATGATCCTTTGCGTTATGTAGGAGACATGTTGGGATGGCTGCACCAGGTTTGttgactttttattttctgcttttctgTTTGGTCATTTGTTTGCAGCCATATTGAGTTGTTTTTTGCTTGTTGTAAGGCTCTAGCTTCAGAACGGGAGCTTGTACTGGTTCTTTTTGATCCTGATGCTGCACTTGACACTGGTCCTACTGCACGACGATTCTCTAAAGATGGTGCAAACAATTCAACAAGATTGGAGACTGACCTAACATTTGTTCTTGATCGGATATTTGAAGGGGTATGCCGTCCTTTTAAAGTGAGAGTTGAGCAAGTTCTGCAATCACAGCCGAGCCTTATACTTTCATATAAACTCAGCAATACCCTGGAATTTTACAGCTACACCGTAAGCTTCTTTGTCTCTACCTCTGTAtgcttttctatttatttttgtcTAAACAGTTTTCTCCTCCCACAGGTACAAGATTTGCTTGGAAAAGATACCGCTCTTTCTAATACATTGTTGATTCTAAAAGATGCTGCTCAGCAGACCTTCTTTGACATCTTAAAAACTAGAGGAGATAAGATCCTAAAGTATCCTTCAATAATAACAGTTGACCTATCCCCACCACCATTTGTAAGTGAAGGTGTTCTGGTTCTGCTAGAAATAATTGATACATACAACAGCATGATGGTTCCTGCATCAGGGAAAAAGCCAGATTTTGAACCAGTGATATCTGCATTGTTGGATCCCATAGTCCAGGTAATGTAATCTTGTCTTTATTGTCAAATTATTTTTCCCTTTATCTTGCTCTTTTGAATTGGACATCTTAGATATGTACATCTGAAGCATTTATTCTTTAGCTACTGAAAATCTATATTAAGTGGAAGATTTTCAGTACATATATTCATGCCAATGAGAGGAAAACGTTGGAGGATCAGGTCCATGCTTTCACAGGAGAACTCTGTTTGATATTTTGTACTTGTCCATACGTCCAGCAGAAAGAATTTGGAATAAATAGAGTTGAACTGACCATGCAAAATCATAAAGTAGCTGCATctgttaatattttttaatgcataAGAAAAGGTTGAAGATACGGCATTCACTGAATTGCTGGAGCCTGTTGCAGATGTGCCAAAAGGCTGCAGATGCCCAAAAATCAAAAGGGACAACTTTGTCATCCAGACGGAACAAACTGGGCTCAGATTCACGTCATTTAAATCGATCCGCATCTTCTTCAGTGGATGCAATTCTGAACAACAGTTTGGCTTCCTCTCTTCAGGTCAGTTGAATGTTGTATTACTGCAGTattgttattttccttttaggGATATTAATAGTCTTTCAGCACCATTTTCTCACTGTTGGTATTTGATGCTGTGCACCTCTCTTTTCACCCCTCTTTTATGCACTGAATGATATTGAATTAATCAACTTaatttacttaattttcttcttaCTGGAACACTTTGATGAGAAATCCACTGTGGAAGTGAAAAAATTTAACCATACTTAGTGACACGAAATGAAATTTGAGTTTATTCATGTATTTTCAATTTAGTTAATAAAGGTATCTTGTGTCAGACCTTCAAAGATTGATAAATGAGAGCTGCTATAGAGTTAAGCTGTTTTTTACTTTGTCTTTCTTTCCAGATAGAGTATCCATATTCATGTCAACATGTTTCTGTTCTTTTGCATGTAAAATTCCCATGGGGCATTTGGTATCTTAATGTGGTTTTGTTCCTTTTCTCGAGTTTGGAAGATGGTGGTCCAGAATTTTGAATGGACCCAATTGATCCAGAAATTCATGGTGATAACTGTCCTTTACTTGCAGCATGCTGAAACCCCTTCGACGATTTTCCTCATCAACTGTTTGTCAGCCATTCAACAGCCATTGTTGGGTCGTGAAGTTGCTGAGAAATATGTAAGCCGTCTTGCATCTATGATTGGGGCCCAGCTAAACATTCTTGTGGACAACGAAGTGGATGCTATTCTCAGGGCTTGTAGTCTGTCTGACAAGATGTCCTATATTCAGCGATTAATCAATGAAGAGCAAACCAGTGACAGTTCATTGCCTCTAGCAACAATGGAGGAAACATCGCCTCCTGTAATTTCAGAGAGTCTTAGAGTTTTCTTTGCCATTATCACTGGCAGTGAGGGCTCCCTTCCGGAATTTGAGCAGATGCAGGTTCCACAACTTAGGTCAAAGGCTAGCGTTGGTGTGGCAAAGGCCCTTGCAGAAGTGTATGAACGTATATATGGTGCTATAGTTGATCCACGGAACCAGTATCCTGAACCTAAGTCATTACTGAGGCATCCACCAGGTCAGGTGCGGACCATCTTAGGAATATGAGTGTCCTTCACATGTTGATGGCCCCCTGAATCCAGCATGTCTTGCTGAAAGGTGGTATTGCAGACTTCCTTCCAATCAGTTGTAATTTTCTTCTGGATTGCCTGAGAGTGAGACCCCACTGAGTAAAATAGCAATTCGGGTTGCACCAGTGTTTTTATACCAATTTCAAACTATAAGGTCAATTCGtctttctttgttctctttATCTTCGTCAGCTCCTCcttcaaattttcatgcatgtgCTCACGTTCCGACATTAATCTGAAATTTATTCTATGAATAAAACGAGATGAAACATGATCACTACTGCATctctattttcatttgctttggTCACCAGTTTGGTGAGCAGGTCGTACCGTTTTATTACATTTCAGAATAAGTATCCACTTAGCTAATCTGTTTTTTCGAGTGCATGAAAGATTAACAACACATTATTTCAACTCAATTCCTTGAATTAAATTAAAACATGCAGCTCACTAAAATCCCAACAAAGCAATAATTGGACTGAGTGGCTGTCATACTTTTGTTTACCCCATcaagatattaaaattttcataccTGGCCTCTTGGTTGGAAGGAATCTCTATGATGACCCAAAGCACTATGAATTTAGAGTCGCTGTAGTGACGAAGCAATCTATCGGAATTCCATCCCCACGCATAGCGACAGCCTTCATTTGGACATCTGGGTTGGGAAGGAATAGCATTTTGCTCAAACATATACATCACCTTTCAATTGGCCTTGCACCATTTACCTTCCGACTAGACTAGCCAGCGGAAAATGAGAAGGGTGGGAGTGCCCTATCCAACTGGCTAAATGCATATTCAGTATATTGTCATATTTTAGTATGCTTATACAGATAGGGTTTCTATCGAAATGCTTAGCAGAAAATACTTGACATGTCTCGCTTATTAATAGTAATTACAGTTAAGGTAAAAGGGTAAGTTTTCTATtcagtacttttttttttttttttgcatattgtGTCATCATGGAGTccaaaaaaattctcaaactatGTACATATTAGAGAGCAATAATACTATAATAAGGTAATCACAGAGCACCTGCACCACTTACAAAACGTTTATTGCTtgtaaaataatatgttttattttttccgTTCAATCTTATATATACAACttcttttcaatatatatatatatatatatatatatatatatatatatatatatatatatatatatattcttctagTAGAAAAGAAGTTGTATATCACGTTGTCATATAGGCATCTTAATATCTTGAAAAATAAGTCTACCACAATATGCTAACTTTTTTTGGCTTGGcattacatgtttttttggtGTTTGAATGGCATCAAACAAATAATGTTGCATGTACATATAAATTCTGATACAATATTACAGCCACCAATGGATTTGTCGACATGGGGTCGTTCAAATAGCGATAAACGAAATGGTAATTTCAGGTACCCAGTTTTCTGTggttaaaatacatttttagtGGTCCGGATTCACCTTTCGGTTCTGACCGGCCGCGACCATTGTCCGTCCCATGTTCGTCCGCTTCCAGACCTCATAGTTCATAGCAGCTCTTATAATTTTCTCCATCCCTCAAGTATTAAGCCTGCTTTTCAATGATACTTATAAGATTGGGTTGTTGCAGTTACCGGTGCCGTAAAATATTTGGCCTGCACttttttggttgaggggcaGTTGAGTCACCGATCCGGACCAGAGGCCAGCTTCATTTACAGTAAATTTTGACGTGCTGTGTGGTCAGCCTGCCTGAACTGCTCGGCTCAAGTCAGTGCCATATCGTCCACCTTCCATGAAttcatcttgaaaatttttccttttggttttttgaaagatgcgtttcttttttctgattCATAGACGATTTTGATTTCGATGACGTTCAGCCGATTCACTGAATTGTTTGGTTTCGGATTCGATTCAGAATTTGCTTTTTGGTAACATCGAGTCAAACAACTAAATTTGAAGAACATAAAACTTGCTTTTCAGCGTTCAATTGTTTGCAATTCAAGCAATCAATTGAGTAACAAAGAGCTTAGAATAACGCTTCTGGTAGTTCTGAAGTTAAGTTAGCCTGATGtccttttcttctgttcttctttttttgtcaagCAACAAAAACACAGAAGCGAAGAAAACTACCCACATGTTTTCTAGGTGGTTCGCCTCTAGTAAACTCACTGATTCTTTTGGGGTTGCAGTGGCTTCAGCATTCTCACTCTTCCCTTTGCCAAATTTTAGAAACAGGAAAGGTTCCAAACATATTTTGATTGattgaaaatatggaaaagCCACAGAAATTTCTATGTTCATAGGGTATAATGTTATGAAGCTTATGAGTTGCACAATCACCATCAGCAACAACTAATACTGTCAACATCGGTTTTGAAGGTGAATCATTATATAAAATGATACAGAGAATCAGACTGCATTGGGTTCAAATTCTATTGAATTGGGCTGAATCATCTTGTTTTCCAATTTTAAGAATAATTTACAATTAATTTAAACTATTTCAAGGAGCATATCATAACTGATTGCAATCAATTTAAACAAATCTAGAAAATAAAGGATAAGTAAAATATGTAGTTTAATAACTTGGGAGCTCCTCTTATAATTCTCATACTCTTTACTATTTTTGAGCATGTAACTCAGATTTAAACCTGCAGTTTTGCtgtaaaataataaattttaaaagaagttgaaggggaaaatatttgaatttctttacAAGAAGAGCTTCTAAATGTTTCTCCCTCAAGCTCCTTAACTTGATGTCAATGAAATTTAAGGTTCGATCTTATATCAGCTTCGTTTGACATGTTAAATGTTAAAGTGGGGATTCTTAAAATGGATTTTTCAGCTGGTCTGAGAGATTTACATTTTAGTAAGCATCCGTTATCAGAGCAGCAAGATCCACGCTAGTTGCTGCATCCTACTTACAAACATACGCTTTTCTGGTAATACAAAAAATTGGGCTCGTTTATACCAGGAAATGTGAACTTTAATAAAAGtaagtttaaagttttttttttaatgtttatttgaatttacatgaaaatgaaaacgcCGTAGATCCGAGTGTTGAGTCGGtcagaagcaaaagcaagaGAACGAGGATTAGAGACAAGGGGATCTCTCTGCTGAGACGAGAGATGAGCGGATCTCACCTGGTTAAACGTTCGGGGAGGACGATGTTGCTCCTACCACGGTGAAAGTTCGGCGAATTATAAACTCAATTAGTCGGCGAATTACAATCTAAATTAGTAGGGTGACGTTGATGACTAGTCCGACGACCAAATCATGTACCACGCGATACAGTCACcaaatataagagagagagagagagagagagagaggaggccGGCATTGAAGAAACGGTTCAAAAATGAATTAGCAGAAGGGTAACGAGGGGATCGGCTTAGGAAGCATGAATTTGATGGTGGGCGGCGATGTTTGGAAGGCTCATGCAGCCATGGTTCTTATTCAGGTTAACAACGGCGTGTACCATGTTATCACGAAGTTGGCGCTTAACGTCGGCATGAATCAGGTGGTCTTCTGCGTCTACAGAGATATGTTAGCGCTGTTCCTTCTCGCCCCATTCGCTTATTACAGAGAAAAGTATGACCTCTTTCAAGTTCtacttgcatttttttttttgggttaggtttgccttgtttttttgttgaccTTCGAAAGAGAAACCTGTGCCGCGCCCAACCTTGTGCAATCCGGATTTTGCTGATTTGCTTAATTGGTTGCTCATTTGAAGATGTTAGCTGATTTGCTTATTTGGTTAGTCATTTTGGGAGCTTAGTGTGTGAATTTAGTTTTTGGTAATTGATAATAAAAGcatgagaagaaattttcatgtttgaatttTCATCTTATACACGCACTTCTGTAGTTTGTATGATTTAGGTGATGCTACTATCCCAAAAGGGGGGTATTTGTGGAATGCCCTTGTAATTCAGGATGCCTATTTTCTAAATTGTTGCAGCAAAGTGTGTGGTGTGTCTCCTAACATCATTTTAAATGTACTTTTGATTATATTATGTTGCTGTTAATAATTGGTAGCTAAGAAATGGAGTTAGAAGgaagaatgaaatcacatgCTTATTATTTTATATGCAGAAGGACACGACCGCCCTTAACTCGTCAGCTTCTTGTGTCATTCTTCTTTCTTGGTCTAACTGGGTAAGAATTTATGCTTCTATTGTCCCCAAACAATTTTTCGTGTCTGGGCTGTGAAACATATTAATTTGTTAATGCC contains:
- the LOC116266331 gene encoding conserved oligomeric Golgi complex subunit 6, with product MAVDLAPGLSRKLKKVLECRTDSPEVAASLATLDTFYTTNTPHDRRHLRSTIEKRSLSINQEFLLAASPALEALDRVEEDVNGLAECCDKIAKALSNCNIITGDIISTTERLEQELESTTQRQEIVSCFLRDYQLSNEEIIALREENLNENFFKALSRVQEIHTNCKILLRTHHQRAGLELMDMMAVYQEGAYERLCRWVQAECRKLGDSDNTEVSDLLKKAVRCLKERPVLFKYCAEEVANMRHNALFRRFISALTRGGPGGLPRPIEVHAHDPLRYVGDMLGWLHQALASERELVLVLFDPDAALDTGPTARRFSKDGANNSTRLETDLTFVLDRIFEGVCRPFKVRVEQVLQSQPSLILSYKLSNTLEFYSYTVQDLLGKDTALSNTLLILKDAAQQTFFDILKTRGDKILKYPSIITVDLSPPPFVSEGVLVLLEIIDTYNSMMVPASGKKPDFEPVISALLDPIVQMCQKAADAQKSKGTTLSSRRNKLGSDSRHLNRSASSSVDAILNNSLASSLQHAETPSTIFLINCLSAIQQPLLGREVAEKYVSRLASMIGAQLNILVDNEVDAILRACSLSDKMSYIQRLINEEQTSDSSLPLATMEETSPPVISESLRVFFAIITGSEGSLPEFEQMQVPQLRSKASVGVAKALAEVYERIYGAIVDPRNQYPEPKSLLRHPPGQVRTILGI